The proteins below come from a single Nocardiopsis gilva YIM 90087 genomic window:
- a CDS encoding cytochrome P450 family protein — MTTPADHTATHEPDVVEFFTDPEFVRDPYGAWARVREQGPVVKGRFVDGSTIWFITRHEEVRSVLNDPRFANNSTSVPGVEENERVAIMRHFGIPEEYIPYIADSILDSDGADHTRLRKLVSRAFTVRRVNELRPRVEEITDRLLDELPDTAENGVVDLIEHFTYPLPITVISEMVGVPEEDRPLWRKWSHGLISMEPEAMGNAMRDMVDHINQMIEQRRSAPSDDLIDAMIQVQDEDGTKLSDVELATMILTLVIAGHETTAHLLGNGTVALLTHPDQLELLREDESRLPAAVHELMRWCGPVLATRPRFATEDVMVGETLIRQGERVQAMLVAANHDPRYFDSPERLDITRRPVTRGEQHVGFSHGAHYCLGAALARQEGEVAFGKLFRRYPELSLAVPEDELEWEQSPGMRRLARLPVRL, encoded by the coding sequence ATGACCACTCCGGCCGACCACACCGCCACCCACGAGCCTGACGTCGTCGAATTCTTCACGGATCCGGAGTTCGTGCGCGACCCGTACGGTGCTTGGGCACGCGTGCGCGAACAGGGTCCCGTGGTCAAGGGCAGGTTCGTGGACGGATCCACCATCTGGTTCATCACCCGGCACGAGGAAGTCCGCTCCGTGCTGAACGACCCGCGCTTCGCCAACAACTCGACGTCGGTCCCGGGCGTCGAGGAGAACGAGCGCGTGGCGATCATGCGCCACTTCGGGATTCCCGAGGAGTACATCCCCTACATCGCGGATTCCATCCTGGACTCCGACGGGGCCGACCACACGCGGCTGCGCAAACTCGTCTCCCGCGCCTTCACTGTGCGCAGGGTCAACGAGCTGCGGCCACGCGTGGAGGAAATCACCGACCGGCTGCTGGACGAACTCCCCGACACGGCCGAGAACGGCGTCGTCGACCTCATCGAACACTTCACCTACCCGCTCCCGATCACCGTTATCAGCGAGATGGTCGGGGTGCCGGAGGAGGACCGGCCGCTGTGGCGGAAGTGGAGCCACGGGCTGATCTCGATGGAACCCGAGGCGATGGGCAACGCCATGCGGGACATGGTCGACCACATCAACCAGATGATCGAACAGCGACGGTCCGCGCCGTCCGACGACCTGATCGACGCCATGATCCAGGTCCAGGACGAGGACGGCACCAAGCTCAGCGATGTCGAACTGGCCACCATGATCCTGACGCTCGTCATCGCCGGCCACGAGACCACGGCCCACCTGCTCGGCAATGGCACGGTGGCCCTGCTGACCCACCCTGACCAGCTGGAGCTGCTGCGAGAGGACGAGAGCCGGCTTCCGGCCGCCGTGCACGAACTCATGCGGTGGTGCGGCCCGGTGCTGGCCACGCGTCCGCGCTTCGCGACCGAAGACGTCATGGTCGGGGAGACGCTCATTCGCCAGGGCGAGCGCGTCCAGGCGATGCTCGTCGCGGCCAACCACGACCCTCGGTACTTCGACTCCCCGGAGCGCCTCGACATCACGCGGCGCCCGGTCACACGCGGAGAGCAGCACGTCGGCTTCAGCCACGGCGCCCACTACTGCCTCGGCGCCGCCCTGGCACGGCAGGAGGGTGAGGTCGCGTTCGGAAAGCTGTTCCGCCGCTACCCCGAGCTGTCCCTCGCCGTACCGGAGGACGAACTGGAGTGGGAGCAGAGTCCGGGCATGCGCCGACTCGCTCGCCTGCCCGTGCGGTTGTGA
- a CDS encoding TetR/AcrR family transcriptional regulator, with the protein MNDRASTGSRDSTQAERDLRAERILDAAGELLVAWGYKRVTIDDVARRAGVGKGTVYLHFNTKEALFLTVLMRSQAVLAASYVQAMREEPAALLPSRMAERSLRSVMDDPIFRAVMVADSDTLGTLSRSAPKLVGDLVEFRERTVTEYFQVLRQHGIVRTDLSAEAQRHAYFAVVTGFLTFDSLRAGAAGFPDFDTKVDAMVRTVNAAFEADTRPEVLRAAAPRVIDLFQRLVDRVREEIDRQKLT; encoded by the coding sequence ATGAACGATCGTGCGTCGACGGGGTCTCGGGACTCCACGCAGGCGGAGCGCGACCTGCGGGCGGAGCGCATCCTCGACGCCGCCGGTGAACTCCTTGTGGCATGGGGCTACAAGCGCGTCACCATCGACGATGTCGCCCGCCGGGCGGGTGTCGGCAAGGGCACCGTCTATCTGCACTTCAACACCAAGGAAGCGCTGTTCCTGACGGTGTTGATGCGCTCGCAGGCGGTCCTGGCCGCCTCCTACGTACAGGCGATGCGCGAGGAGCCCGCCGCCCTGCTCCCCAGTCGAATGGCCGAGAGGTCCCTGCGGTCGGTGATGGACGACCCGATCTTCCGGGCTGTCATGGTCGCGGACTCCGACACCCTGGGCACGCTGTCCCGCAGCGCGCCCAAGCTCGTCGGCGACCTGGTCGAGTTCCGGGAGCGCACCGTCACGGAGTACTTCCAGGTGCTCCGCCAGCACGGCATCGTGCGCACCGACCTCTCGGCGGAGGCCCAGCGCCACGCCTATTTCGCTGTCGTCACCGGCTTCCTGACCTTCGACAGCCTTCGAGCAGGGGCGGCCGGGTTCCCCGACTTCGACACAAAGGTCGACGCCATGGTCCGAACCGTGAACGCGGCGTTCGAAGCCGACACCCGGCCCGAGGTCCTGCGGGCCGCGGCGCCGCGGGTCATCGACCTCTTCCAGCGCTTGGTGGATCGGGTCCGAGAAGAGATCGACCGGCAGAAGCTCACCTGA
- a CDS encoding class III extradiol ring-cleavage dioxygenase family protein → MLIAAAVCPHPPLLVPDVAQGAAAELDPLRSACDRAVAELVAAGADEVVVIGTGEQNRVHDADAGGSLAGYGVPMRIGPAPAVLPLPLTIGRWLAERGGAAPSSYVEVAHDARPEECLVRGAELAASVPRLAVVVMGDGSARRTTTSPGRVDDRAIGFDASVAAALAAADVEALSSLDPRLAEELMVAGRAAWQMLAGAADGAGLSGRLLAHVAPYGVGYFVASWR, encoded by the coding sequence GTGTTGATCGCTGCCGCTGTGTGCCCGCACCCTCCGCTGCTCGTCCCCGACGTCGCCCAGGGCGCCGCCGCCGAGCTCGACCCGCTGCGCTCCGCCTGCGACCGGGCTGTCGCCGAGCTGGTCGCCGCCGGAGCCGACGAAGTCGTCGTCATCGGGACCGGCGAGCAGAACCGTGTCCACGACGCCGACGCCGGAGGCAGCCTGGCGGGGTACGGGGTGCCGATGCGGATCGGTCCGGCCCCGGCGGTTTTACCGCTCCCGCTCACCATCGGACGCTGGCTGGCCGAACGCGGGGGCGCGGCGCCCTCCTCCTACGTGGAGGTGGCGCACGACGCCCGCCCCGAGGAGTGCCTGGTGCGCGGCGCCGAACTCGCCGCGTCCGTGCCCCGGCTCGCGGTCGTCGTCATGGGCGACGGCAGCGCACGGCGCACCACCACGTCGCCGGGGCGTGTCGATGACCGCGCGATCGGCTTCGACGCGTCTGTCGCTGCTGCACTCGCCGCCGCCGACGTGGAGGCACTGTCATCCCTCGACCCGCGACTGGCCGAAGAACTCATGGTCGCGGGCCGCGCCGCCTGGCAGATGCTCGCCGGAGCCGCGGACGGCGCCGGCCTGAGCGGTCGGCTCCTCGCACACGTTGCCCCCTACGGCGTGGGGTACTTCGTCGCGTCCTGGAGGTGA
- the miaA gene encoding tRNA (adenosine(37)-N6)-dimethylallyltransferase MiaA produces MSSVNRVLAVVGATAAGKSDLAVELALRLAERGTPGEVINADSMQLYRGMDIGTAKLTAAERRGVPHHLLDIWEVTETADVARYQRLARGLIDDIQARGGVPILVGGSGLYVRGALDNLDFPGTDPQVRARLEAELADVGPAPLHARLAERDPAAAEAILPSNGRRIVRALEVIEVTGRPFTATLPQHVSRYPCAQIGLSVPRTELDERIELRVDRMWEAGLVDEVRELDQHGLREGRTASRALGYAQALRFLAAEQGRPNDDGVVEDYDEATARADTVRATRRFARRQDAWFRRDPRIHWLPYDAPDLADRAMELALNEVGDVQGQLSG; encoded by the coding sequence ATGAGCAGTGTGAACAGAGTGCTCGCGGTCGTCGGCGCGACCGCGGCCGGCAAGTCCGACCTGGCCGTGGAACTCGCCCTGCGGCTGGCGGAGCGCGGGACGCCCGGTGAGGTCATCAACGCCGACTCCATGCAGCTGTACCGCGGCATGGACATCGGTACCGCCAAACTCACCGCGGCCGAACGGCGCGGCGTGCCGCACCACCTGCTCGACATCTGGGAGGTCACCGAGACCGCCGACGTGGCCCGCTACCAGCGCCTGGCGCGCGGTCTGATCGACGACATCCAGGCACGGGGCGGCGTGCCGATCCTGGTCGGCGGGTCGGGGCTGTACGTGCGCGGAGCCCTGGACAATCTGGACTTCCCCGGAACCGACCCGCAGGTCCGGGCGCGCCTGGAGGCCGAGCTGGCGGACGTGGGCCCGGCCCCGCTCCACGCCCGCCTCGCCGAACGCGACCCGGCGGCGGCCGAGGCGATCCTGCCGAGCAACGGGCGCCGCATCGTGCGCGCGCTGGAGGTCATCGAGGTCACCGGCCGCCCGTTCACCGCGACGCTGCCCCAGCACGTGTCGCGCTACCCGTGCGCGCAGATCGGCCTGTCGGTCCCCCGGACCGAACTGGACGAGCGCATCGAGCTGCGCGTCGACCGCATGTGGGAGGCGGGGTTGGTGGACGAGGTCCGCGAGCTGGACCAGCACGGCCTGCGCGAGGGCCGCACCGCGTCGCGGGCCCTCGGCTACGCGCAGGCGCTCCGGTTCCTTGCTGCAGAGCAAGGACGACCCAACGACGACGGCGTCGTCGAGGACTATGACGAGGCGACCGCGCGCGCAGACACCGTCCGCGCCACGCGCCGTTTCGCCCGCCGCCAGGATGCCTGGTTCCGGCGCGACCCACGGATCCACTGGCTGCCCTACGACGCGCCCGACCTGGCTGATCGGGCGATGGAGCTGGCGCTGAACGAGGTCGGCGACGTGCAGGGGCAGCTGTCAGGCTGA
- the dapF gene encoding diaminopimelate epimerase gives MRFAKGHGTENDFVILPDPDGSLDLTRETVAALCDRRAGIGGDGVLRVVRTRALGEVLPESAASSASCEWFMDYRNADGGIAEMCGNGVRVFARYLIESGLAEGTSFGVGTRAGARHITVEANGDITVDMGRPEVMGKGSAGLADGTVHGTRVSVGNPHLACPVDRPLSEIDLSEQPRLDAAEFPEGANVEVFTETAPGALEMRVYERGAAETRSCGTGIVAVAAAATPPGEGATWRVRVLGGECIVYLDADGARLRGPAVILAEGDVDGARLG, from the coding sequence ATGCGATTCGCCAAAGGTCACGGCACCGAGAACGACTTCGTGATCCTCCCCGACCCCGATGGTTCGCTGGATCTCACGCGCGAGACGGTCGCCGCACTGTGCGACCGCCGTGCCGGAATCGGCGGCGACGGCGTGCTGCGGGTGGTGCGTACCCGGGCGCTGGGCGAGGTGCTGCCGGAATCGGCGGCCTCCTCCGCCTCCTGCGAGTGGTTCATGGACTACCGCAACGCCGACGGAGGCATCGCCGAGATGTGCGGCAACGGGGTCCGGGTCTTCGCCCGCTACCTGATCGAATCGGGGCTGGCCGAGGGCACCTCGTTCGGTGTGGGCACCCGCGCCGGGGCGCGGCACATCACGGTCGAGGCCAACGGCGACATCACCGTCGACATGGGCCGGCCCGAGGTGATGGGCAAGGGCTCCGCGGGGCTGGCCGACGGCACGGTGCACGGCACCCGCGTCTCGGTGGGCAACCCCCACCTCGCCTGCCCGGTGGACCGGCCGCTGAGCGAGATCGACCTCAGCGAGCAGCCCCGGCTGGACGCGGCCGAGTTCCCCGAGGGCGCCAACGTCGAGGTGTTCACCGAGACCGCCCCCGGTGCCCTGGAGATGCGGGTCTACGAGCGCGGTGCGGCCGAGACCCGGTCGTGCGGCACCGGCATCGTGGCTGTCGCGGCAGCCGCGACGCCGCCGGGTGAGGGCGCCACCTGGAGGGTGCGCGTGCTGGGCGGCGAGTGCATCGTGTACCTGGACGCCGACGGCGCCCGCCTGCGCGGACCGGCCGTGATCCTCGCCGAAGGCGACGTCGACGGGGCGCGCCTGGGGTGA
- a CDS encoding ABC transporter permease, with amino-acid sequence MSAAARFLLRRMVGHVVLLAVVCSCAYLLAAVSLNPRENYEGQRPPPPAQVVEAMLVARNLSDDVPLGERYLTWASGVVTGDLGSTWDGRPVGEEMARRVGASLRLLALGAVVGGVTGVLLGAWTGSRRYGTADRIGTAVSVLLISIPVVVIAVLLQSAALWANQVTGVELLRTTGESTPGLSVGFWGDMADRARHLVLPTLALALPQIAVFSRYQRGVMAEAARADYVRTARAKGLTRGRALTVHALRSSLIPAATYFGYSFAALFTGAVIVEKVFGVHGVGELLIDSVGRGDVNAVAAVLCFGAVCVLLTGALLDVVRVVLDPRVRTE; translated from the coding sequence GTGAGCGCGGCGGCGCGCTTCCTGCTGCGCAGGATGGTCGGCCACGTGGTGCTGCTGGCTGTCGTGTGCAGCTGTGCGTACCTGCTCGCGGCCGTCTCCCTCAACCCGCGGGAGAACTACGAGGGCCAGCGTCCGCCTCCGCCCGCACAGGTCGTCGAGGCCATGCTGGTCGCGCGCAACCTGAGCGACGACGTCCCCCTCGGCGAGCGCTATCTCACCTGGGCGTCGGGCGTCGTGACCGGCGATCTCGGCAGCACCTGGGATGGTCGGCCGGTCGGCGAGGAGATGGCCCGCCGCGTCGGCGCGAGCCTGCGCCTCCTGGCGCTCGGCGCCGTCGTCGGCGGCGTGACCGGCGTGCTGCTGGGCGCCTGGACCGGGAGTCGCAGGTACGGCACGGCGGATCGGATCGGTACGGCGGTGTCCGTCCTGCTGATCTCGATTCCGGTGGTGGTCATCGCGGTGCTGCTGCAGTCCGCCGCGCTGTGGGCCAACCAGGTGACCGGGGTGGAGCTGTTGCGCACAACGGGCGAGTCCACCCCCGGGTTGTCCGTCGGCTTCTGGGGGGATATGGCCGACCGGGCGCGCCACCTCGTGCTGCCCACGCTCGCCTTGGCCCTGCCGCAGATCGCCGTCTTCAGCCGCTACCAGCGGGGCGTCATGGCGGAAGCGGCCCGGGCCGACTACGTTCGTACTGCCCGCGCCAAGGGGCTGACCCGCGGCCGGGCACTGACCGTGCACGCGCTGCGCTCCTCGCTCATTCCCGCCGCCACCTATTTCGGATACTCGTTCGCGGCACTGTTCACCGGGGCCGTGATCGTCGAGAAGGTGTTCGGCGTCCACGGGGTGGGGGAGCTGCTCATCGACTCGGTCGGCCGCGGCGACGTGAACGCCGTGGCCGCCGTCCTGTGCTTCGGCGCGGTGTGCGTGCTGCTGACGGGGGCGCTGCTGGACGTCGTCCGTGTGGTGCTCGATCCTCGGGTGCGGACCGAATAA
- a CDS encoding ABC transporter family substrate-binding protein, whose amino-acid sequence MRPGTSRAVAAAASVLLIAVTVTSCHSSRGDAESEAATDAASALNPTDRDDLAQGGTLRWGLNEFPAQWNPHHADGNLSTVDTVMAALMPAPFHTDEDGIAVPDPDYVDDVDVRTPDDDGGGKQVVTLHLNPDAHWSDGTPITWRDYDSMARALAGKQPGFRILGAVGYDRIASVRAGADDFEAVITFDRPYAEYASLFSPLLPAEYTASAEKFDAGYREDIPVTAGPFAFDGIDPSAQTLTLRRSDDWWGAPALLDRIIFRAMAPEALDSAFLDGGIDTYALPLDSASYERASSAADGEVRTALAPDYRHITLNGQSDVLSDVDVRHAIFQGVDRRVLAEAAFGAIDRPHEPLGNHLLLPGHRGYADNSGEWGDYDPEHAKKLLDAAGWRAPADGATRTRDGAPLSVDFLVPRGHRPAQDEAELVQGMLAEIGIDVRIEAVSGDELFSNYVLPGRYDMVAFVNTGGGFPLSETLQQWSGPVTRADGTPKWRANVGRISTPEIDAALDKGLETLDPGEADERINEADRLLWEAGHTLPLYQRPELVAVRTDIANLGAVGAGSLDYADIGFTDQR is encoded by the coding sequence GTGCGACCGGGGACGAGCAGGGCCGTCGCTGCCGCGGCGTCCGTGCTGCTGATCGCGGTCACGGTGACGTCCTGTCACAGCTCCCGAGGGGACGCGGAGAGCGAGGCCGCCACGGATGCGGCCTCGGCGCTGAATCCGACCGACCGCGACGACCTTGCCCAGGGCGGCACCCTGCGCTGGGGACTCAACGAGTTCCCGGCCCAGTGGAACCCGCACCACGCCGACGGCAACCTCTCCACGGTCGACACCGTGATGGCGGCGCTGATGCCCGCGCCCTTCCACACCGACGAGGACGGCATCGCGGTCCCCGACCCCGACTACGTCGACGACGTCGATGTGCGGACGCCCGACGACGACGGCGGCGGAAAGCAGGTCGTCACGCTCCACCTGAACCCGGACGCCCACTGGTCCGACGGCACCCCGATCACCTGGCGCGACTACGACAGCATGGCGCGGGCGCTCGCCGGAAAGCAGCCCGGCTTCCGCATCCTCGGCGCCGTCGGCTACGACCGGATCGCCTCGGTGCGGGCGGGGGCGGACGACTTCGAGGCCGTCATCACCTTCGACCGGCCCTACGCGGAGTACGCGTCGCTCTTCAGTCCGCTGCTCCCCGCCGAGTACACCGCGTCGGCGGAGAAGTTCGACGCGGGGTACCGCGAGGACATCCCGGTCACCGCCGGGCCCTTCGCGTTCGACGGGATCGACCCGTCCGCCCAGACGCTGACCCTGCGTCGCTCCGATGACTGGTGGGGCGCGCCGGCGCTGCTGGACCGCATCATCTTCCGCGCCATGGCGCCCGAGGCGCTGGACAGCGCCTTCCTCGACGGTGGGATCGACACCTACGCGCTGCCGCTCGACTCCGCCTCCTACGAGCGGGCCTCCTCGGCCGCCGACGGCGAGGTCCGTACCGCACTCGCGCCGGACTACCGGCACATCACCCTCAACGGGCAGAGCGACGTGCTCTCCGATGTCGACGTCCGGCACGCCATCTTCCAGGGGGTCGACCGCCGGGTCCTGGCCGAGGCCGCGTTCGGGGCCATCGACCGGCCGCACGAGCCGCTCGGCAACCACCTGCTGCTGCCCGGGCACCGCGGCTACGCGGACAACAGCGGCGAGTGGGGCGACTACGACCCCGAACACGCCAAGAAGCTGCTCGACGCGGCCGGCTGGAGGGCCCCGGCCGACGGCGCCACCCGCACCAGGGACGGCGCCCCGCTCTCCGTCGACTTCCTGGTGCCGCGCGGCCACCGCCCGGCCCAGGACGAGGCCGAGCTGGTGCAGGGGATGCTCGCCGAGATCGGTATCGACGTCCGCATCGAGGCGGTCTCCGGTGACGAGCTGTTCAGCAACTACGTGCTGCCCGGCCGCTATGACATGGTCGCCTTCGTCAACACCGGCGGCGGATTCCCGCTCTCCGAGACCCTGCAGCAGTGGAGCGGCCCGGTCACCAGAGCCGACGGGACCCCGAAGTGGCGGGCCAATGTGGGCCGCATCTCCACCCCGGAGATCGACGCCGCCCTGGACAAGGGCCTGGAGACCCTCGACCCCGGCGAGGCCGACGAGCGGATCAACGAGGCCGACCGCCTCCTTTGGGAGGCCGGGCACACCCTCCCGCTCTACCAGCGTCCCGAGCTGGTGGCCGTGCGCACCGACATCGCCAACCTCGGCGCGGTGGGTGCCGGCAGCCTCGACTACGCCGACATCGGCTTCACGGACCAGCGATAG
- a CDS encoding (Fe-S)-binding protein: MNNGHTAQGTQPPQGTGGTAERSFSELLGDCVHCGFCLPTCPTHVLWGQEMDSPRGRIHLMGQVEHDDVLTDAAVQHFDNCLGCLACVSACPSGVAYDALLESTRARVEEEYPRSWGERLLRAAIFALFPYRRRLALLRGPLRAYQASGVSGPLRRSGLLDRVPPVLATMERVAPPLRGGVPRLPEKVAARGRRRAVVGMLTGCVQGAFFPQVNTATARVLASEGCDVVIPRAQGCCGALSAHAGRAEESARFAEATVATFERAGVEAVVVNSAGCGSTMKHYGRVLREVGAPETRVRRAEELASRVVDLTEFLADLGPRARRHPLRVRAAYHDACHLSHGQSITAEPRSLLGSIPELDLCDLPNPDICCGSAGVYNLLRPEAAAELGDHKSDDVRSTGADLLIAGNPGCSLQIASAVERAGASIAVAHTAQVLDASIRGLPVSALLGDARGRRHR, translated from the coding sequence GTGAACAACGGTCACACCGCCCAAGGGACCCAGCCGCCCCAGGGAACCGGGGGCACCGCCGAGCGCTCGTTCTCCGAGCTGCTGGGCGACTGCGTGCACTGCGGGTTCTGCCTGCCCACGTGTCCCACCCACGTGCTCTGGGGCCAGGAGATGGACTCGCCGCGCGGGCGCATCCACCTGATGGGCCAGGTCGAACACGACGACGTGCTGACGGACGCGGCCGTCCAGCACTTCGACAACTGCCTGGGCTGCCTGGCGTGCGTGTCGGCCTGCCCATCGGGGGTGGCCTATGACGCGCTGCTGGAGTCGACGCGTGCCCGGGTCGAGGAGGAGTATCCGCGCAGCTGGGGCGAACGGCTGCTGCGCGCGGCGATCTTCGCTCTGTTCCCCTACCGGCGGCGGCTGGCCCTGCTGCGCGGCCCGCTGCGTGCCTACCAGGCCTCCGGCGTGTCCGGGCCGCTGCGGCGCTCGGGGCTGCTCGACCGGGTGCCGCCGGTGCTCGCCACGATGGAGCGCGTCGCTCCGCCGCTGCGGGGAGGCGTCCCCCGCCTGCCGGAGAAGGTCGCGGCGCGGGGGCGCCGCCGGGCGGTGGTCGGCATGCTCACCGGGTGCGTCCAGGGCGCGTTCTTTCCCCAGGTCAACACCGCGACAGCGCGGGTACTGGCGAGCGAGGGCTGCGATGTGGTGATCCCCCGCGCGCAGGGCTGCTGCGGGGCGCTCTCGGCGCACGCCGGGCGGGCGGAGGAGTCCGCGCGGTTCGCCGAGGCCACGGTCGCGACGTTCGAGCGCGCGGGCGTCGAGGCGGTCGTGGTCAACTCCGCCGGGTGCGGCAGCACCATGAAGCACTACGGGCGCGTCCTGCGCGAGGTCGGAGCGCCCGAAACACGGGTGCGCCGGGCCGAGGAGCTGGCATCGCGGGTCGTCGACCTCACCGAGTTCCTGGCCGACCTGGGACCGCGCGCGCGGCGGCACCCGCTGCGCGTGCGGGCGGCCTACCACGACGCGTGCCACCTCTCCCATGGCCAGAGCATCACCGCCGAGCCGCGGTCCCTGCTGGGCTCGATCCCCGAGCTGGACCTGTGCGACCTGCCCAACCCGGATATCTGCTGCGGTTCGGCGGGCGTGTACAACCTGCTGCGCCCCGAGGCCGCGGCCGAACTGGGCGACCACAAGAGCGATGATGTGCGCTCCACCGGCGCCGACCTGCTGATCGCGGGGAACCCCGGGTGCTCGCTGCAGATCGCCTCGGCGGTGGAGCGCGCCGGCGCGTCGATCGCCGTGGCCCACACGGCCCAGGTCCTCGACGCCTCGATCCGCGGCCTCCCGGTCTCGGCACTGCTCGGCGACGCCAGAGGCCGCCGACACCGCTGA
- a CDS encoding FAD-binding oxidoreductase has protein sequence MESRQDAPAVADDLAASGAALRAGGPDDAVGGRVPRFPRFVATPPDPASASELMAAAARHGLAMVPRGHATKMGWGGPPERCDLVIDTRELNGIDHATGDLVVRVGAGTPMAELEAALAKAGQRLSVDTVVPGSTVGGVVATGLSGPLRMLYGPVRDLIIGMTTVRADGVTASSGGRVVKNVAGYDLGKLHTGALGTLGLVTSVTFRLHPVPPARRFVCLAAEGDDPADVHAGARALRATQVVPSAVELEWPVDGPPALRVLLEGAESGVEQRSAEVAALLGERTEVSAEPPTGWGSLPGSADDLLLQLAFPVSDLPDALAVLRAAAASAGTAVALRGSLGSGVVYAALPAAAEGAAIDAVTRLRAAHDDGWVTFPDATRAPRTRLPEAWGEIPGLPLMRAVKDRFDPDHLLAPGRIAGGV, from the coding sequence GTGGAATCCAGACAGGACGCGCCCGCGGTGGCCGACGACCTCGCGGCGAGCGGGGCGGCACTGCGCGCGGGCGGCCCGGACGACGCCGTGGGCGGACGCGTCCCCCGCTTCCCCCGCTTCGTCGCCACGCCACCCGACCCCGCCTCGGCGTCGGAGCTGATGGCGGCCGCCGCCCGGCACGGCCTGGCGATGGTGCCGCGCGGCCACGCCACCAAGATGGGCTGGGGCGGTCCGCCCGAGCGCTGTGACCTCGTCATCGACACACGCGAGTTGAACGGCATCGACCACGCCACCGGCGACCTGGTGGTCCGCGTCGGGGCCGGGACGCCCATGGCGGAGCTGGAGGCGGCCCTGGCCAAGGCCGGTCAGCGGCTGTCGGTGGACACCGTCGTGCCGGGGTCGACGGTGGGCGGTGTCGTGGCGACCGGGCTGTCGGGGCCGCTGCGGATGCTGTACGGGCCGGTGCGCGACCTGATCATCGGGATGACGACCGTGCGCGCCGATGGCGTCACCGCGTCGTCCGGCGGCCGGGTGGTGAAGAACGTCGCAGGCTATGACCTGGGCAAACTGCACACTGGAGCGCTGGGGACGCTCGGCCTCGTCACGTCGGTGACCTTCCGTCTGCACCCGGTCCCTCCGGCCCGCCGGTTCGTGTGCCTCGCCGCCGAAGGCGACGACCCCGCCGACGTCCACGCCGGGGCGCGGGCGCTGCGGGCGACCCAGGTCGTCCCGTCCGCTGTCGAGCTGGAGTGGCCGGTGGACGGCCCGCCCGCGCTGCGAGTGCTGCTGGAGGGCGCGGAGAGCGGAGTCGAGCAGCGCTCCGCCGAGGTCGCGGCGCTGCTCGGGGAGCGGACCGAGGTCAGTGCGGAACCACCCACGGGCTGGGGCTCACTCCCCGGATCAGCCGATGACCTCCTCCTCCAACTGGCCTTCCCCGTCAGCGACCTGCCGGACGCGCTCGCTGTTCTGCGCGCCGCCGCCGCGAGCGCCGGAACAGCGGTGGCCCTCCGCGGATCGCTCGGATCGGGGGTCGTGTACGCGGCGCTGCCCGCCGCCGCGGAGGGCGCCGCCATCGACGCCGTCACCCGGCTGCGCGCCGCGCACGACGACGGCTGGGTGACCTTCCCCGACGCCACCCGGGCGCCGCGCACGCGGCTACCGGAGGCGTGGGGAGAGATCCCCGGCCTGCCCCTGATGCGCGCCGTGAAGGACCGCTTCGACCCCGACCACCTGTTGGCACCCGGCCGTATCGCGGGAGGTGTCTGA